The genome window GATTAGGTGCATAGTAAGTGGGTCTGTTCTGAGCCTGAAAACAGAAAATGTTATGTCCAGATCAATCATACAGAAAGATGACCCTACAACCAAGTTACACTCCCTTCTACCCAGCCAGCAAAAGCTGTGACATCTTTACAAAGCTGACTACGTAGTATTTGGCAGTTCAGTTATTTCATGTTATTAATCTCAACACCAAGCCAGCATTTTGAATGCAGATCCCCCCTCCACCCACCGACCCACTTATAGGAAGCCACAAGCAATTTTGCAGAACTTACCTGGGGCACTGCAGGCATGAAGTAGCCACCTGCAGCTGGCTGGAACTGATTGATGATAGCATTGGCAGGCAGAGCTCTCATCCCAGCAATGCGCTGCATATACTGGTTGGTGAGGTGGGCCTTCCGCTCCTCCTTCCTCTGTGCCAAAGCAACGTAGAGCGGCTTGGAGCCCACAATGCGCCCGTTCATTTCGGTTACGGCTTTGGTGGCTTCCTCCGGAGAGGAAAAGCAGACGAAGCCGAAACCTTTGCTTCGACCATCTTCCAGCATCACCTGGGGAAAGATAGCTCCTTATAAGCACGAGCAACATCTCTCAGTCATGGTTTGCTTAAAGCTAGGAGAAGCAACACAATGTAGGCATCCCATACGAGCCCCAACCCTTTCAGGAAATGTTAGTAAAGTCTCCACTATTGGGCTCAGCACTTAATTATCACCAGCAGAATGCTGCATGTTACTCAACTCTTTCCCAGTCCTAGAAAGCAGATGCCTGGGGTTGCTGAATTTAAAAGGTTTAATCCCCATATGGGTTACATCCCCCTTCCAGCCTTTTCAATCAGCACAGGTCCACTGAGGGGAGCAGACTCCCTCCTCACATTCCAGGAGTCAGACAGGACTGCAGAAACAGAGAGCAATGCTGCACATTCCCATGTACCTTCTCCTGGCAGTAGTTAGGTCCCAACCACTGGTtttgacacacacaaaaactacCTTAAACGTAATCAGAACATCAGTCTATCACGGTCAGTACAGCCTACACAGACTGGCAGCCGTTCTCCTGGGTTTTTCAcaccacctactgcctggtcctttttaactgaagaagctgggggttgaacctgggaccttctgcaggccaagcagatgATCTACCTGTTTTTCTGTCACGGTATTTTTCATCTGAACTGGACAAGGCCACACAACATTTTCACAGCAGAACTGAAGAGTGGCCAAACAATCCAAATCACACATGTATATGCGCTTACACTCCTCACTCAACATCTGCCAGTAATCGGTCCTGCACATATTCCCTTCTTTCTCCAGCGTTACGGTGCCACGCACCCATGACATCTGCAGGCCCAACACCTTGAGAGCTACAAGGCATCAGCTGGCTTTCAGCTCTGAGGCATCTGTTTCCCCGCTTCCTGGCTCACTTTGAGATGAGCAGAGAACACACGAAACTGCCCTGCAGACATGTCTGTAGCTGAGGTGTAGGGACAAGCCCTCAACAAGAGAGGAAAGTGACTTGTCTGGATATCCTCGGCTTTTGCTTTAGCACCATGTGTCCCCATGCCCACACTGGTTCTTCCAGGCATGGGAAAGATTCAGGTGCAGTTTCCTCGCCACACCACCACAAGCTCATCAGAAGTCACGCAACAAGAACAAAGCCCATGTCTTTTTACTCCCTTCCAACTAGCTTCAACCTGCACACATCAACACCAGATTTTGTGACCTGGTCTCTAGAAGGAAATCAAAGTCCCAGTGAATTTAACAAACTAACATTGTTGTAATTATATTTCGGTCAGTAGTCTTCCAAGTACAATTTCGCAAGAGTTTTTAGGTCAAGTACTTCCAGCTGTGCAACTCTTCTTTAGGCATGTTTAATTTCATCATCCCTTTACCTTGGCACTTGTGATGGAACCAAAAGGTGAGAACTCCTTCCTCAGTTTCTCGTCATCAATGGTATCATCAAGGTTCTTAATGTACAAATTAACTCCCTGGGAGGAGAAAATCCAGAGAACACAGTATCAGAACCCAAGGTTAAAACAGTGTAGGAAGCCCTGTTAATATCCATTACCTAAAAGCAAAATCAAATGAACTCATCTCCATGTGATCTGTCAGTACACAACAACTCACGTTCTATCAACTTCTGGAAACAAAAGCACTGATATGTTTCAGAGCTGTAAATATAGGTTTCTTTGCAGAATCACAAGGAGATGCTAAAAGGTGCCTGGATTTGCTCTGCACTATTTTAGCATTGCGTATCCCTGCGACTGCACTGTGTAACAAGAAGGAAAATTCAGACGCAGTTTCCAGCCACCCACTTCTCCAGCTCTCTCCTAAGCTACAAGCCATCTACTGCTCCTACCATTCATTTACAACTGTCAAAATATTCTAAAACTGAGCGGTCCCTCATGGAAATGACATACAATTCTCACAGAGATGACACCAGAACTTCCTTTCATTTAACATATTACAGTACTTATGAAGATGAGAGTCCAGCAGCATACAAATGGTTAAAAGTACAGCAGACAGAAATGTCCTCAAATACGGATGAAATAAGCACATTTATTCCATGTGAGTAGAAGCCTGAGTTCATCAGACCTAAGAAACTAAGTAAGGTTGACCAtgggtagtacttggatgggagaccacaaagaagGAATGGGGTTGCCATGCGGATGAAGGCAACAGTAagccacttctgctcatctcttcccttgaaaacctcataaggggtcaccataagtttgtTGAGACTAGATGGCAATTATTATTCTGCATATGAGAGCACATTTTTTTACCTGATAGCGACTGATTCTTTCCTGCTTCAACTGCTCAAACTTTCGTTTGAGTTCTGCCTGGCGTTCTACTTTTTTCTGTGCACGGCCCACAAACACCATTTTCCCATTGATAtcttttccattcatttcttcCACTGCCTGGGGAAAAAGTCCAACACAGCACATGTTTGGTTCTACCAACAGCCCCGTTTATATAAACCATTATTCTCAGGCAGCAGCCCTGGAACTTTTCTTGCACCTATTCTCCCAATTGAGAAGTTTTAACATCTTTTGAATATCTAATTTTTTGGAAGActaacaacagaaatcagaagagtatTTACACATGTGGTTGGCATGCCCAGCTGCCTCTATCTTTTAGAGAAGATTTCTAAatgaaactgaatgtatgactGGAATATTACTTAGAAACCTTTCACTGAGTTTTGAGAATCTATTCTTAATTCGCAGATTGATGGTTAtaattgcttttctttttcctaAATCCTAAGTTTTGATGTAACATACTATATTGTAATTTAGGGGGGAAAGAAACAGTCTCTTGTGAGTGGTCAAAATGCTCACTGGAAACAAACAGAAATTCCTCTTCTATCTAAGTATTATATCATTAGATAATCAACCAAAAGCCACCACTGAATAACTGCTGAATTTGAAGTTTGAAAAGTCTACTTTAAAGTCCACAACTGTCTCAATTTTTCTTGCAGAGggagatgcagaggagcaggTCCTCTGAACGCTGATGAGTATCCACACTATTTTGTGATAACTATAGATGGACTtagttaaaaaaattttttttcggTTTTCCAACCCCAAAGCAGATAATAGTTTAAATTAAAATGATGTTCAATAGCAGACTCTAAGTTCCTGCTGTGGAAGAGGAGCTGTTCATACCTTGTTAGCTTCTTCATGCTTTTCAAAGCTCACAAAGCCAAACCCTTTGGACTTCCCAGTAGGGTCTGTCATGACTTTCACACTGAGGGTCTTGCCTGTTGCCGGAAGAACTGAATTAGCAAAGATGGCATGCAGCAAACTTCAAGGAGAACCTTTCAAAATGGAAACCAGTGCTTTAGGGACCATTTCTTACCCCCACAAAAAGTCCacattaatgttttaaaatgactgAGTTACTCTGAAACCCAAAAGTTAGTTCCTCTTTAGAGAATCTATCTCATCTTCTTCTGCTTTACAAAATTTTCCCATCATTCCATTGCTCGAATTCCATGGCTGGGAGCTCACATGTTCCTCACATATTCCTTTAAGGGCAAATTCTTAATAAAATCTCTTTGCCTTCAACAGTATCCCAGATGACAGCCATAGAATGTTGAGGACCAACTGCAggaatcctattatataaaaagaTAGCCGTGGTGGCAATGACTCACTTCTAGCCAATTACCACACACAACTCACTCCCAGCCAATCGCCACACACACGGCTTAGGGATGGGACTTCTacagaacaggttaaaaaaacaacagtggaATGTTGAAATTACTCACTCTCTCACACGgtcacccttctcccccactgctgaataattacagtcactgtaccatctgcagtTGCCCGAGGAGGACCAGGCACGGGGATTCAACTCCTGACCATCGCAACTGCATCATTAACTCTTGCGTGGTGatacaggcatccaggaagaggaggaggagggagctggtgatatGGGACCAAGGGGGAGGTACGGCAGGATGGGCTGGCTCCCTTGGTGCGTGccttaacccaccaacagttttctagagcctgttgtatttgttcgtacaaagggctttactgctagtatttaCCATATTTGCTGAAGAGCTCCTTGAGTCTCTCATCATCCATATCATCCCCAAAGTTTTTAATGTAAACATTTGTAAATTCCTTGGCTTTGGCTCCCAATTCTGCCTCTCGTTCTTTTCGAGATTTGAATCTGCCAACAAATCTGAAAGAAGAAAAGATCAagaattacaataaaataaaccccCATCTCCTGCAATAGTGGAAAGGCAGAGCATGGTTCCAAGGGAAGGAGATAAGCAGAAATTGGACATATGATGGACACAGGGCAAGAAACCAAGTCCCAAGAGCACCCACCAAACACTGCTGAGCAGGGCAAGCACAAGATATTGGATCAAGCCTATCAGGTGGTAAATGAAAGCAAGTCCCTGCACCAGGAGGTGTAGGCTGCGGCTTGGGCAGGGAAACTCACCAGCCCTGGAGTAGAGAGGTAGCAGGCCAAAGTTTGGGCCAGGAGAACCAGCAGCCTTGTGTGTTAATATTGAGATGTATCATGGCTCATGCGGTAGGCTGCCGCTGCTTCTAGCCGAGACACTCACACTTTGCGGTCGTTCAGCAGCATGCCATTCATCTTCTCAATGGCCCGGTCCGCAGCATCCTGTGTCTCAAAGTGCACAAATGCGTAGCCCTTAGAGCCATTCTCATCACACACCACCTGCAAGGCAACCAGGCAGAGCTGATCAACAAAAAATATTCTCATTTGGCTTCACCTAAAACTTAACTATGTCAAAAATATTAGAAGGGCTTTACAAGAAAATGAACAAAAGGATGCAGCAATATCTCTTATACCAGCAACATGAATGAATTCACAAGAATTGCTGTTCAATGCTTACAAGCATGGCTTTCTactctccccactccccaaaaatTCCTGGTCACCAATCAGCCTCTCTTAGTATGGAAGCCCTGTATTTACACCTAGGGATCATTTAAGAGTCTGGTTAAAATCTCATGGAAAGTTTTCAAAAGAGGAATCATTCAATCTGACTATTTTTGGGAACAAGGAAGGAAGATCAGAACACTAGTAGGGACACAGCTAAGGTATCTGCCAAGAACAAGTTTATTTTCCATCTGCAAGCCTGTAAAGTTGCTTTCCCCCCCCTACCATGGCATACTGTAGTTTTGCTTACACACCCCTCCCCAACACTTGACAGCATCAATACTTCCCCACATGATATCATTCAAGTTAAAATCCCACCAGCCCCCTGAGATGGAGGGCACATCAAAACAGGTCCTCTTAAAAGTTCAGGGAAGATGCCAAGTCTCACCTTGCAGGAAAGGATATTCCCAAAAGCTGAGAATGTGTCATAAAGTGCCTTGTTGTCTATGGATTTGTCCAGATTCTTAATGAAGACATTCCCCACCCCGGATTTCCTCAGGGAAGGGTCCCGCTGAGACCACATGATGCGGATGGGCTTCCCTTTGATCACATCAAAGTTCATGGTGTCCAGAGCTCGCTCTGCTGCAGGGTTAAAGGCAGTAAGGAAAAGTGAGGCTTTGCCCTGAAGATAAAGATACAAGACCCGCTCCACATGAACTGAGGTGTCCCACGTAATGGCCACCTTCAGGGCATGCATTGCCTTGCTCACACTATACATCTGGGTGACATTTCAGCTAACGTTTAGTTATTTATGTAGAATgtatttctgtgctgcctcttcagagtacTGCTTAAGGCAACttagttttaaaaactcacagaatttaaaaaaaatcaagttggaGACATAGAACGTACATGACAGGGTACGCACGTGTTTGTCCAAAACTCAGTTAGTATGACCATGCAGAAAGAGATTATGAGCCCTGCAAGCAATAAGGCACGTCTACGTTTATATGAATGAGTCATAAATTGCCAGATTGTTACTAAACGGTAATACAAAACCCACAGCAACATATTTCTGTCTTCTCCACTGCTTTAGCCTCATCACCTTTTTGAAATAAAGCAATATTAATTGCCCTTCCCCAGCGAAAACCACGGAAGTCGTACTTGTACTACACAGGAAATCTTATCCACCACATTCTAAAGCTTCTGCAACTCTCACACTAATCCTCCTTCAGGACTCTATTTTTGTACTGAGTAGCTTATTAAAAGGACTGACACACTCCCATCAGGATTCTGTTCATAAAATTGAGAGGCTTGGGCAGAGGTTCATGCCAAACAGCATTCTCACTGAGCTGGAAAAGAAACTGATTTTTAACTGGGGTAGGGAGGAACCTTAAGCTAGCATGAAATTACGTTCCCCGAGGCACTGTTCAGCCAGAATGtattatttgtttagatatttatgcaCCTGCTTTTCATCTCCAACTGGGATTCAAAGCTGCTTGCAAGAGCATTTGGTCCTCCTCCACTTTAACCtcacgaccctgtgaggtagggttggGCAGAAGGAGTGATTGGTCGGTCACCTCTGAACCTATGCAGCAGCATGGAGATTCAGAActaggttttccagatcctagtcaagCATGctgaccactatgccacactagcTCTTAGAACTGTTCCTAAACAGAAAGAATCACGTGTACTTTTCTTGTATGCTTCTCCCACCCAAAAAGAACCTAGGGAAACTGCCAAAATAGCAGTATGTGGGTAAGGCAGCTTGAGTAACAGCAGAGGAGGTAACGAGAAAACAAATGGCTAAGGGGTGTGGcagatgggattcagcagatgGGAATTCAAGAACTACTTCCACAGAACTTCTAAACCAAAGCCTCACCCTTAAAGCTAGACCTGCTCACTGTAGCCAAACTGAAAACATCGTTTTTTCTGGTACAGAATATTCTAAAAATTCAAATCTTGCCGCTGACATGAAAATTCAAATGTATTCAGGAGGCAGCAGTAAATGTACAGTATCATTCTAACTATTCCTTGAAATACAAATGTTCAGCTACAGTTCAGcgagaaggaaataaaaaagcTGACCAGTTTTCCAGCACAACAGCACAGTTTTCCTATGCACAACACgttcatatgaagctgccttacactgaatcaagtCCTGATAGCAATTCTCCAGGATCTCCAGGggaaatctttcacatcacctactatcagATGCCTTTTGAATTGGAGATGCGGGCTTTGAGACTGGGCcccctctgcatgccaagcagatgctgtaccaatGAGCCACTGACCCTCTGCTGCAACAGTGGAAAGGCAGCCAGAACCCCTTCAATGACTGGGAAAGTTCACATGGCAGCTCACGCAGTCTGACACACCAGAGGAAAAACAGTTTACATACTggcatcagcaccttgaatttggcCTGGAAACACCAGGGAAGTGGCTTTAGTCAGCATAATATGATCTCACCAACACCAGATAGAGGTCTGCTGCAGCACTTTTACTAGAAGAAATTTCCAAATCATATTCAAGGACAGCTCCACGCAGAACAAATTACAATAGGTGATTGAATCTACAATAGATATAGCATGAGCAACAATGGAAAGATCTCGGTCTCCCAGCAACTGATGAGCCAGTCTAAGCTGGAAGAAGCGCTCTGGGCCAGTGCAGCCACCTGGAAATGCAGGAGCAGAATCCAAGAATTATTCCCAAGATACAAACCACATTcccttacagcagtggttctcaaactgtgggtcgggacccctttgggggtcaaacaaggcctttcacaggggtcgcctaagactctctgcatcagtgttctccatctgtaaaatggataaatgttagggttgggggtaaccacaacatgaggaaatgtattaaagggttgcagcaataggaaggttgagaaccactgccttacagCATGAAAAAGAGGTCTGCCCTCTTGTAAGCCTGTAAATAGCGGAGGACTTTATCTGCTTCTCAGAACTCCCCAAATTCTGTTTACTGAACATGTGGCAGTGAAGCTCGGCTGGCCACACAAAGGTGAGCTGTGGCCGGAAACGGTCAAAGATTCACACCCCTTCCCCAAGTATTTGTACCTTCATAACACTCCCTCATTATCAATCATTTGCTAAAAGGAAAGAGGAACCATGATTAGAAGAACCAGTTGTCTTGTGTTAACTAAAGGAGTTCCATTACAAGTAGATCCTCACAGTCCAGCTAGTCTAATTTGGCAATGTTTATTTATAGCAGGAAGAGGTGCTAGAGACTCAGCTGGCAAGGACAGCAACCCCTAGAATATGCCATTTGTAACTGAACAGAGAGATCCTGCCAAAAAGAATCAAGCAGTATGAAACACAGAAGGCATGCAACAGTGGAGGAGTCAGAGGTTTCTACAGCATGCTTCATTGCAGAGTCAAATATGGTGGACCATGCCATGCAGAATTCTCTAAGACTGTGGTCCAGGTCTATTACAAGCTGCAGGAAAACAGATTTCTTCCATGTTTTAAGAATTCACACATTTGGACAGTCACAGTAGCAGACTGATAAGCTGCATTTGTAAAAACTTATTAAAATTCTGTCTTTGCTCTACACGACTGCATAATAGTCAGTCTGCAAGGCACAACAATTAAGAATTTGTGCTTCACTTAGGCCACACCTGGACAGCTCTAATTTTGGGGAGACCAGTGCAACACTGTACTTTTCTTTAGCAGTCCATGTGATGAGCAGATCTGGTGAAAGACCACTGGTGTGTACAGAATGCAGAATGGTTAACAGAGTCTGGTTATATGTTACAATTCATAAAGATGGTGAACAGACTCCTACTCTGCCCTTAAGCCTCCAGTAGTTTAATGTCCTTTGAAGGAGTTCATAGATTTTGTTGTCTCAGTCATTATGAAACATGGACAAGCACTACCATCTGCACAGAGCAGGGGTATGTACATGACTGCATGCCATCCACACAGTCACACTGAATTATGGAGCTGCACCAAATGCATCCAAAGCACAACAGGATAGAAATAAGACCCTGTCAATCCACCAGTGGCAAACAAACTGGGCTGGCTATCAAGCTAGCCAATAATGTACAGGAAAAACttcaggcatttttaaaattgtccccTTACCACCTTGGTTTGGAGTGCAGTTCAACAGTCTAGTGGCTTCAGAATATCTACATAATCGGACTTTCTTCCTCCAACACAGATTGACAACATGCTGATGCCCAGACCTTAAATATTTTATCCAACCATTTTGGGGGCAGATTCCAAGACCTTTATCAAGTAAATATGGTTTCTGCAGAAGGCCTTTTCACCCTTATGGGCAACAATTCAGGATCAATACCAGGATTTTCCTCAGCAACCTCCACAGAAATTTGAATTGGTCGCATCAAATGCACTGGACATGGTTCATCAGATGCAGACGGCAACTTTCAGAAGGTAAAGTTCACTATGCTAAATTCATTGCCACAGTGTGAACTAGTCATTTGAATCTATCCACAATTAGCCCCTTGAGCATCAAGGAAAACAGTTTCCTTGATGATTTCAAACTATGTAAGACAACATCGTACCTCGCTCCTTTCAAATGACCATTTCACTAGTGCTGCTTTTTGATGCTGGCTTCAATAAATGCACATTAAGCAGAAAAACAGAGCCTTTTTATTAAATGCATGCTTTCTAGATAAAGTACAGCCTAAGTAACTCAAATAAACTTTGATAAGCCTCATATAAATTTGTAAACGGATGAAAACTTTaaattctctctctcagcctcacccacttcaAAGGattgttatgatttttttttacaggaaaataATTAACATcactctgagttccttggaggaacaaTAGGATAAAAATGAACTAGACAGACTCCTGATTCTTAtgcaatttaagattaaaaaataaaaacaaccctAGCAATTATCATGGAACAAAGGTGAAAAGTTGCTAGGTTAAATCATAGGCCCAGCTGAGTGAGAGTTGGTCATAGAAAGGCTATTCCTCAAAAGTTTATCTGATTGGAACAGCAGTGTAACTTTGGAACTCATTTAGATGATCGTTTAAGTGCAGTTGTTAAAATAATGAATTTGTCATTTTGCCAGTTTTCTATGGATGTCTCAAGAGACTGGTGGTCACTTTCTTTTCCAGTTCCAACGCAAAACTGAGTAGTAGTCATATACTGCTGTTGATTTTCACAACGTGGTTATCCCATTCCTGCAGTGCCCAGAGTATAATTTGTGCACAGCACCCCATGACCATTAGAAGAAAGGCCTTGTAGGGACCACTAGCAAACCTCTTCACCACACACCGCCCAAGTCTACCCAACTGAGTAGCATAGGTGCAGGGCCAGATTACCCAACACTTGGCAAAAAACAGAATGTACACGAGATGGGCTGGCTCCTGTGTGCATACTCACCGTCCGCTGGCTGCTGGAAGTTGACATAAGCATATCCCAGGGAGCGACGAGTGATCATATCTCTGCACACACGGATGGACAGCACGGGACCAGCAGGGCTGAACTTCTCGTAGAGCATGGCCTCCGTGACATCAGGGTGAAGGTCACCCACATATAATGATGCCATTGGGTAACTACTAGCAGCTGTGTTCATATTCCACTCTCCACATACACGCCCAGGTGCTACTGTTaggtttttaagttttaaaaaaataaattctttgaaaaaaaaccacTAGTTTGGAGAGAACTTAAAACCAGAGCTAGTCGGGGCCACAAAAAAGGTTGAAAGGGCTGCTGAAAGCTCTTCGCATTGGAGAAGCAACAGCAGCTAACACAAAAAGTGCAAATGTCAAAATGTAGTGTTTGAGAAAGGCTGGGACATAACCAAGTTAAATAGTCACTTAAATAATTTCCaatcatatatttaaaaataaaatttatttcactCTCCCCTTGCAAAATATTCAGCTGAGGAATTTACTTCAAGTAATCACCGACCGTTTCAGTCTTAATATCTTACGTCTCTTCGATTAAAAAAATaactccaaaaaaacccctatattaTCTTAAACATCTATTTAGGGTGTTGTTTGCTCCATAAGACTTATTTATGCAACATACATAAAATGGATCCCGGCTCATCTGGGATGCAGCAAAGTTTCCAGTCGTCGCCCAGGAGGTTAAAtatcttaaaattaaaaatggccAGCGAGGTCGCCAAGAAGGCTAAAAGGCCGGAAAAAGGGAGCACAGAAGGCCAGCAAAGCCCAAAAGGTGGACTGGGCGGAGAGGAGGCTGGAAAAGAGCCCCCAAAAAACGGGGGCAAAAAAGAGGGGGAATCTGGGCTGACGAAGCAGGTGGAGGGCAGATAGACCGATTCTTACTGGGGCAGattcggggggggcggggggcgtcaAAAAAAGCCTAAGGCAACTAACACAATTCAACGAccgcggggtggggtgggaactCGAACCACACACGAAAGGCAGCAGTTAAGCgaacaagatgggggggggggggtttaatgaCCTCCTTTTAAGGGGAGGGAGACCCACACTGGGAGCTTCAGTGCCGGGCTAGGCGTGAGCAAGGCGAAGGGGACGAAGGCACCTCAGTCAGccgctctcccttccctccctcccgcgcTTCACTGTCCGTTACCCTCCTCCTGGGTCATCAGGCGAgattttttcctttggtttttctctttttttgctctttttaaggtttttttttaatttttaattttttttgtatgtttctttccttcctctcctcctccgagGCCGCGAGCAAAGAGAAGGAGGCGTTGGCCGCGGAAGCCCCTTTATAGGACGGGCCGAGAGGGCCGCTgagggcgccgccgccgccgcccccgcgaGGCCTCCTGGGCCCAGGTCACCGAGACGAGGCAGGACGGGCAGCTCGAGGCCCGAGAGGAAGCGCCCGACGGCTGCAGCGCCGCCTCCTGGCCGGAGGAGACGAGAGCCTGGTGGGTAGAAGCAGCAGAGCGCGCCCCCGTGAGGGAATCCCACACGCACACCCCCCTCCCGCTTCCCTACCTCTCCTGGCCTAATCCTTTCCCACCTTGAAGTAAAAAGACCCCCTTCTCCGTACCCTCCCTCAAAGGATACCCCACTCAATTTTTTTCACCAaataatataacataatataCAATATTATGTATATtagagagcccttcggggatggggcggtataaaagcctaagaaataaataaataataatatataatatatattataatacATAGTAATACAGAGTCCTTTGGGGTGAGCGGATtatcaaatgtaataaattattattattattattgttattgttgttgttgttaatactaatactgttgttgttgttgttaataataataataataataataataataataataataataaatacaacgTGTGAAGTAAATCGCAATAATATGATACAAAATGCAATCTCAGACGAATAGCCAAGGCTTTGCTCCTCTAATTTTCCACACAGAACCTCCCCCCAtccaccatcaaatcacagatcCATTTTCACATCCACAGAACACATCCTAAAAATAACATCCAATTCTCCATCTGTGCCTCTGGCACCTGGTTCTGAGGCATGAATCGTCCTCATGATTTTAAGCCCACCAAAAATCCATTACCCATTCAAAGAATGCGGCCAA of Sphaerodactylus townsendi isolate TG3544 linkage group LG06, MPM_Stown_v2.3, whole genome shotgun sequence contains these proteins:
- the PABPC4 gene encoding polyadenylate-binding protein 4 isoform X2, whose product is MLMSTSSSQRTVVCDENGSKGYAFVHFETQDAADRAIEKMNGMLLNDRKVFVGRFKSRKEREAELGAKAKEFTNVYIKNFGDDMDDERLKELFSKYGKTLSVKVMTDPTGKSKGFGFVSFEKHEEANKAVEEMNGKDINGKMVFVGRAQKKVERQAELKRKFEQLKQERISRYQGVNLYIKNLDDTIDDEKLRKEFSPFGSITSAKVMLEDGRSKGFGFVCFSSPEEATKAVTEMNGRIVGSKPLYVALAQRKEERKAHLTNQYMQRIAGMRALPANAIINQFQPAAGGYFMPAVPQAQNRPTYYAPNQMTQMRPNPRWQQGGRPQGFQGMPNAMRQSGPRPSLRHLAPTGNAHRTLSAASQRVGVTNTTPNLAPRPPVAAQAPRAVPPYKYASSVRSPHPTVQPLQASQPAVHVQGQEPLTASMLAAAPPQEQKQMLGERLFPLIQAMHLSLAGKITGMLLEIDNSELLHMLESPESLRSKVEEAVAVLQAHQAKKEAAQKVGIVAATS
- the PABPC4 gene encoding polyadenylate-binding protein 4 isoform X1, producing MNTAASSYPMASLYVGDLHPDVTEAMLYEKFSPAGPVLSIRVCRDMITRRSLGYAYVNFQQPADAERALDTMNFDVIKGKPIRIMWSQRDPSLRKSGVGNVFIKNLDKSIDNKALYDTFSAFGNILSCKVVCDENGSKGYAFVHFETQDAADRAIEKMNGMLLNDRKVFVGRFKSRKEREAELGAKAKEFTNVYIKNFGDDMDDERLKELFSKYGKTLSVKVMTDPTGKSKGFGFVSFEKHEEANKAVEEMNGKDINGKMVFVGRAQKKVERQAELKRKFEQLKQERISRYQGVNLYIKNLDDTIDDEKLRKEFSPFGSITSAKVMLEDGRSKGFGFVCFSSPEEATKAVTEMNGRIVGSKPLYVALAQRKEERKAHLTNQYMQRIAGMRALPANAIINQFQPAAGGYFMPAVPQAQNRPTYYAPNQMTQMRPNPRWQQGGRPQGFQGMPNAMRQSGPRPSLRHLAPTGNAHRTLSAASQRVGVTNTTPNLAPRPPVAAQAPRAVPPYKYASSVRSPHPTVQPLQASQPAVHVQGQEPLTASMLAAAPPQEQKQMLGERLFPLIQAMHLSLAGKITGMLLEIDNSELLHMLESPESLRSKVEEAVAVLQAHQAKKEAAQKVGIVAATS
- the PABPC4 gene encoding polyadenylate-binding protein 4 isoform X3, encoding MNTAASSYPMASLYVGDLHPDVTEAMLYEKFSPAGPVLSIRVCRDMITRRSLGYAYVNFQQPADAERALDTMNFDVIKGKPIRIMWSQRDPSLRKSGVGNVFIKNLDKSIDNKALYDTFSAFGNILSCKVVCDENGSKGYAFVHFETQDAADRAIEKMNGMLLNDRKVFVGRFKSRKEREAELGAKAKEFTNVYIKNFGDDMDDERLKELFSKYGSP